The window ACCAAACACATCCATTGTTGGAACAAAATGGGTATACAAAAATAAGTTGAATGAATCTGGACAAGTTGTGTGAAATAAAGCTAGACTGGTCGCACAAGTTTATTCACAACaagagggaattgattacaaggAAACCTTCGCCCCTATTGCCAGGTTAGAATAAATTCGCATTCTATTAGCCTATGTCGCTCACAAATATTTTAGACTATTTCAGATGAATGTGAAAAGTGCTTTCTTAAATGGGTTCATCTCTGATGAAGTATTTGCAGGATTTGTAAACGAATCTTTTCCAAATCATGTCTATAAATTTTCCAAAGCACTGTACGGTCTAAAGCAAGCTCctagagcttggtatgaaagattgAGCTCACTTTTAGTCGAACATGTGTTTGACAAAGGAAATATTGATACTACTCTTTTTATCAAACAATCATCTCTAGGTAATTTAATTGTACAAATCTACgtagatgatattatttttgacaGCACTAACCCTATTTTGTGCAAGGACTTTTCAAACATCATGAAAGGGGAATTTAAAATAAGTATGATGGGGGAATGAACCTTCCTCCTTGGGCTTCAAATCAAGCAAGTACAGAAAGGGATCTTCATTAgtcaaacaaaatacacaaaagaACTCATCAAAAAATTTGGCATGTCAAACACAAAGGCCATATGAACACCTAAGAGTCCATCAACTACCTTGGATGAAGATAAAGACGGTAAGAGTATTGATGAAGCAATGTACCGAGGTATGATTGGCTCTCTATTCTATATATCTTATAGTTAGTCGACTAGGCCTCATCATGTTTGGCTAGGTTTTGATGAAGATCAGGATGTCAATGGGGATGGACAGTGGCTAGAAGTGGTATATGAGGATCTCCCAACATATTGCTCACACTGCAAGCACTTAGAACATGAATACTACTCATGCCCTATtcgagaaagagaagaagaaaaagacaagaaaaaagtAGCTACTGAAACCCCACAAAATAAAACCAAACAGATATCAAACAATATTAAAAGAGCAAATAGAATACAACATCAAAAGGAGCAGAGCATACTAGGGTAACACAAAGAACAAAACTACAACTAAAGAGTAGTGGTACAAGACCAAAATGAAGAACAATTGGGCAACATCAAAACTATAACACATCAacaaataaatgcaaaccactcCAAGGATCAATGGCAAtctcagaagaagaagaatttcATGGGTATCAACAAAAAAAACAAGCAAGAGAAACACAAATAGTCTTATGgacaaatgaatgcaaaacagatAACCACAAAAGCTCAGAACCAAGGCTCATACACCAATTAACAAATTGTAACAGTAAGTGCTCTGGAGAATATTGTAGAACCAAGTGCCAGATATACTGGTATTGATGCTACAACTGATGGAGATAACAATGGAAAGGACCAGATAAATAACAAACAACACAAGCATCAAACAGTGGAAACAAACATAATTCAAGAGATCCAACATATCAGGACTGCTGACAAATCCAGTGACAATCCTAAAGACTCGGGAATCGGCACAAACAATACTGTTACAATTGCTGGTGTAGCACAAAATGTAACAAAGGAAAATACTTTTGAATGGGTTCAAAGGAGTTTTGGAATGCATAAGGAAATCCTTAATGTTACACTCAACCGCTCATGCCAGGATATGCCCGCACAGACATGTATAGAATCCCCTGTGCCTAATGGCAATACAACAGGATATGTACAACTAGGGACTGAACTTAAGAGTTATGGATCAGGGAAACAAACAATATCCAGAGTTGATGATCATAAGGAAAAGCCAATTCCAGAGCAGTTTCACTATACGTTACCCAACAATGCGTTGAGCAAAAACACAACTGAAAAACTAATAGCCAATGTTCAAGGACCAATAGTGGGAACCACACCACATGACAGAGTCAGTGATGATGCTCCATAACCCTAAGATGTGGTTGGGAAAGATGCTATCGTTGTATATGAACAGAATGGTACAATTATTGTACCAAAGGAGTCAACTACAATTAATACACTGTCTATAGCTTATGCATCAGGTACAAGATCTCCAATACAGATCCAAGTAAGTGTACCATTGAAATCTCCAAATCATGTAATGCATGACATTATTACACACAACCAACAACCAATGGAATTTCATACTGCCTTTGTTGATAGAGAGTAACTAGAAGATGAAGGTAACAATGAATCTATTGCTGGGAACTTCTAGGCTATTGCAAGAGAAAGAGATTTGTCACCTAGGTTGTCTACTAAATAGGGGAAGAAAGGAAATGGCAAAACCAACTAAAGGAACAGCTGCCACCTTCAAGAATACTACCCAAAAGGGCAGCCTCCACGACTAGATGGTGATTAAAACACTCATATAGAATATAAGGCATGTTAAGACATAACAAACCTTTCAGAGAGTTATCAACATGCAAAGGgaacatattttttttgttatagCACTTATGGAACCTTTTCAAAATCAAAGATTTATTCAAAACTACATGAGGAAACTTGGCATGGATGTATGCCAATAACAAGATATGGCTTTTTCTGGATTCAGTCATGCAGTGGGAATTAGTAATTGACACGGAACAACAACTTACTACCAGAGTCTATCATCAAGATAATGACAAATATATCATGATGACTTTCGTATATGCAAAGTGCTCAGCACTGGACAGACTAGAATTATGGGACAGTTTATACTACCTTGTAAGTAATATGAAACTACCATGGCTAGTTGGAGGGGTTTTTAATGTGCTTTTGAGTGAAGAAGAGAAAATTGGAGGGCTTCCAGTCTACCCTCCAGAATATGAAGACTTTGCCTTCTATGTAAATTCATGTGAACTCTTTGACACTGGGTACAAAGGAAGTCCCTTCACATGGTGGAATAGGATACCAAATGCAGAATGCATATTTAAAAGATTGGACAAAATCTTAGTCAATTCCCCATTCCAATCTCTATTCCCAACTACAGAGGTCGAATATCTTATTAGAACAGGCTCGGATCATGCACCTCTGTTTATGACCCATGGTGATGCGACTACCATATTTACTAAACCATTCAAATTTCTGAATTTCTGGACAAAACATACCTCTTGTAAGGAGGTGGTTCGACAAAATTGGCAGGTTGACGTCATAGGTGACCGTTTCTGGATGTTCAAATAGAAATTAAAAAGAGTTAAGATTGCTCTTTTAAAATAGAGTAGGCTCACTTACGGGGACATATTCAAGTGACTAGCTTTAAGGGAAAATGTGGTCAGAATAAAGGAAATGCTTTTTGAAGAAGAACCCATAGTTGAGAATAGAATTGTACTTCAGAAGGCAAAATCCGAATTAAAGAGATATCTGATCATAGAGGAACAATATTGGAAACAAAAAGAAGGTATGTCCTGGTTTACAGAAGGAAACAGAAACACTAGATTGTTTCATAACCATGTCAATGGTAAAAGGTAGAAACTCCAACCGAAGAGAATCCAAAACCATGATGGTAACTGGATTGAGTCGCAAGAACGGATGGCTGGCGCATCAGTCAAATATTTCCAAAACCAGTTCAGACAAGAAGTTGATCATACAAGGTCTGAGCTCCTCAACAATGTACCCTCAATGGTATCTTGTGATCAAAATATAGAACTTTGTAGAATTCCTACAATAGATAAGGTAAAGGCAGCGATTTTTGCAGTGAGCGGTGAAAGTGCAAGTGGGCCAGATGGTTTTACAGGAATTTTCTTTCAAGAATGTTGAGATATAATAGGGGAAGACATACATGAGATGCTGAAATTATTTTATGGAGGAAGTTCCTTACCTAAGTCTATAACCCACACAAACCTTATCTTGCTACCAAAAATAGGTTCAAACATTTAATGACCTAAGGCCTATTAGCTTAAGCAATTTTGTAAATAAAGTTATCTCCAGAGTTGTTCATGATAGGCTGGAAAAAATACTGCCTTCTTTGATCTCTTCCAATCAGTCTGGATTTGTCAAAgggagaagtatatttgaaaacaTTATGTTAACAGAGGAGATTGTTACTGACATAAGATTAAGGGAAAAATCTGCTAATGTAGTTATCAAACTTGACATGGCAAAGGCTTATGATAGGGTCTCATGGAAGTATCTAATGCATGTTTTTAGGAAAATGGGATTTGCGGAATGCTTCATCAACATGATatggaatttaatttccaacaaCTAGTATTCTGTTCTGATTAATGGTCAAGCATCAGGATTCTTTCACTCAATAAGAGGGGTCAAGCAAGGAGATCCTCTCTCTCCAGCCCTGTTCATTCTCTCTTCAGAGGTTCTATCTAGATCGTTAAATAAACTATTTGAAGACACGAGATTCAAGGGCTTTAGGATGCCTAAATAGACTGATCCATTAAATCATTTGGCCTATGCAGACGATACTATAATCTTTTTCTCTACTGATCCATactttttaatgaaaattatagAAGTTTTGTCCAAGTATGAGCACACTTCAGGCCAAATAATCAATAAGACAAAGAGTTTATTTTATATGCATTATAGTGTGTCCTCAATAGTGTCCAGCTCGATAGGTACTATCACTAGATTTTCAAAGGGTGAATTTCCATTCACCTATCTTGGCTGCCCAATATTCTACACAAGAAGAAGGGAGGATTATTACAATGACCTGATCAAAAATGTAAAGGCAAAACTGCACTCTTGGAAAGGGAAGCTACTATCCTATGGGGGAAAATCTATATTAATCTCTAGTGTTCTACAGAGCATGCCAACGCACATCCTTTCTGTCATTGACCCTCCTAAAAATGTAATTGCACACCTTCATAAAGCCTTTGTGAGATTCTTCTGGAGTACCAAGGAAGAAGGTAGGAGTAGACATTGGACAAAATGACAAAATCTATGCCTACCAAAGGAAGAAGGGGGTGTAGGTTTTAGCTCACTGCATGATGTATCAAAAGATTTATTTGCCAAATTGTGGTGGAAGTTTAGGACATCCAAGTCCTTATGGTATAACTTTATGCGGAACAAGTACTGTAAAAAGGAAATCCCGACAACTGTCAAATTTAGACAAGGATCTCAAGTATGGAGGAAAATGCTAGAGGCTAGGGAATAGGTGGAGCACGAAATACTATGAGAAATGAATAGGGGTTCTACTAATGTTTGGTATGAGAATTGGATTGGTCTGGGAGCTCTGTACCATATTGTTCCAAATGACTATACAATCAATGAAGATATGCAGGAAGTAGCTGAATTGAGAGTGGATGATACATGGGATGAGCAACTTCTAGTGCAATCTTTCCCTACGGACATTGCTCAACATATCAAGCAAGAAGTCATATTTGGCACTACTGAGAATTCCTGGGATGTTCCTAGATGGATGCCTTCAC is drawn from Nicotiana tabacum cultivar K326 chromosome 9, ASM71507v2, whole genome shotgun sequence and contains these coding sequences:
- the LOC142163830 gene encoding uncharacterized protein LOC142163830, whose product is MYANNKIWLFLDSVMQWELVIDTEQQLTTRVYHQDNDKYIMMTFVYAKCSALDRLELWDSLYYLVSNMKLPWLVGGVFNVLLSEEEKIGGLPVYPPEYEDFAFYVNSCELFDTGVVHDRLEKILPSLISSNQSGFVKGRSIFENIMLTEEIVTDIRLREKSANVVIKLDMAKAYDRVSWKYLMHVFRKMGFAECFINMIWNLISNN